In Paenibacillus ihbetae, the following are encoded in one genomic region:
- a CDS encoding S-layer homology domain-containing protein: MVLRHSKHIHSKKVVSAVMAGLIALGGGASAVSANETAGGTAASTTQSSLRAFSDVAAGYWGEKYIYQLAAQGIVTGNNGKFRPNDPVTQQEAVTMAIRFLSMQDQLGSGAATLPTNIKVNDYFTQYVQLAFQQNLLDKQKESGYSDEKVIWGAQKASREWITEMLVRSIGRTAEANAAKNNATGFADNAKISPDRLGYVNVAVELGLAQGVTGNKFDPQGAVTRAQLATFFSRAQAYIDTKYANQYEGYIASLDNGKLELYVDGKLQSFKLDASTAYFTSDSAKRQQFSDLKPFTKVVVVANNGTAAYVETTDPAQQVERFERTYARLSPNHVIWFDTGSTFEELSYDANTLFLDQNGNKIDPKTLAAGSLLTIERETFSPQKRIVSIRVKSGLVNKASEGVITSIDTVNKTMTLKDSTGYEDTFAWDEKTVIRYQNQILTPAELKAGYTVKFSVENSVLQTVEVAQSVERTVQGMLYSVEENGKTITYKRNGSTQLETKFLADKPEIIVSGVAKPVLSDLLADAVSGDKVLLTINGEEQVTKIEVTGRQMEQLDAATIVNYDPKTRWLTVRDANNQPRVIILDEKTKLEASTGTTLDKVEPLLGAGRKVSVSVIGTRALSLEVVYKVEGKVSSMNTSKRVISIVDANGKVEEIPYNTTLSVEIFGKSSASLADVRVGDEVSAQLSTNQDYLQTLKVKTAAQFEVVFTEPSKNRIRVKANGTTSDIYTDKATLTGESGQAILLADLRPGTLVNISLQGNTAVAITQVKLTLGEITNVDASGNVVTVKDYAGNSQAIGVSTGVKVLRNGSTAANLSTLAVSDRVEVRKDIQGVTIINVMDKLERSFWQASNSEIQVKRKSINDNYRFALSDKVFVHQGDTTLSVQSLKENDNIVLYLNNGVVVEIVKQ; encoded by the coding sequence ATGGTACTTAGACACAGCAAACATATTCATTCCAAAAAAGTGGTCTCCGCCGTCATGGCCGGACTTATAGCATTGGGGGGCGGCGCTTCCGCCGTATCAGCAAACGAAACCGCGGGAGGCACGGCAGCAAGCACAACGCAATCAAGCCTAAGAGCATTCAGTGATGTCGCTGCAGGCTATTGGGGAGAAAAGTACATTTATCAGTTGGCGGCACAAGGGATCGTAACGGGGAACAACGGAAAGTTCAGACCGAATGATCCGGTTACACAGCAGGAAGCTGTGACGATGGCGATCCGCTTTTTAAGCATGCAGGATCAGCTAGGCAGCGGCGCTGCGACATTACCGACAAATATTAAAGTTAACGATTATTTCACGCAGTACGTTCAACTGGCTTTTCAGCAAAACCTGCTCGACAAGCAAAAGGAGTCCGGTTATTCGGACGAAAAGGTCATCTGGGGTGCGCAGAAGGCATCGCGGGAATGGATTACCGAAATGCTGGTGCGCTCCATCGGACGTACCGCGGAGGCAAATGCCGCCAAGAATAATGCGACAGGCTTTGCAGACAATGCCAAAATTTCTCCGGATCGCCTGGGCTATGTGAATGTAGCGGTAGAATTAGGACTGGCCCAGGGCGTTACCGGCAATAAATTCGATCCGCAGGGGGCTGTAACGAGAGCCCAGCTGGCAACGTTCTTCAGCCGCGCGCAAGCGTATATCGATACGAAATATGCCAACCAGTACGAAGGCTATATCGCTTCCCTGGATAACGGCAAGCTCGAATTGTACGTTGACGGCAAGCTGCAATCGTTCAAGCTGGATGCATCGACCGCATACTTTACTTCGGATTCCGCGAAGAGACAGCAATTCTCCGATCTGAAACCTTTTACGAAGGTTGTAGTCGTGGCGAATAACGGAACAGCGGCTTACGTAGAAACCACGGATCCCGCGCAGCAAGTGGAGCGTTTCGAGCGTACATATGCACGACTGTCGCCCAATCATGTCATTTGGTTTGACACGGGCAGCACCTTTGAGGAGCTGAGCTATGATGCCAATACGCTGTTCCTCGATCAAAACGGCAATAAAATTGATCCGAAGACGCTTGCGGCGGGCAGCCTGCTTACCATCGAGCGCGAAACCTTCAGCCCGCAAAAACGAATCGTATCGATTCGCGTGAAGAGCGGGTTGGTGAATAAGGCGTCCGAGGGCGTCATCACAAGCATCGACACCGTAAATAAAACGATGACCCTGAAGGACAGCACCGGGTACGAGGATACGTTTGCCTGGGATGAGAAGACCGTGATCCGTTACCAGAATCAAATTCTGACTCCAGCTGAGCTGAAGGCCGGCTATACGGTAAAATTCTCCGTGGAGAACAGTGTTCTTCAGACCGTGGAAGTTGCGCAAAGCGTAGAACGTACCGTTCAAGGCATGCTGTATTCGGTTGAAGAGAACGGCAAGACGATCACGTACAAGCGCAATGGCAGCACGCAGCTGGAAACGAAGTTTTTGGCGGACAAGCCTGAGATTATCGTTAGCGGCGTAGCCAAGCCGGTGCTTTCGGATCTACTCGCGGATGCCGTTTCCGGAGACAAGGTTCTCCTGACCATCAATGGGGAAGAGCAAGTGACCAAGATCGAGGTCACCGGCCGGCAGATGGAACAGCTGGATGCCGCCACCATCGTGAACTACGATCCCAAAACGCGCTGGTTGACCGTTCGTGATGCGAATAACCAGCCGCGGGTCATCATTTTGGATGAGAAGACCAAGCTCGAAGCAAGCACTGGCACGACGCTAGACAAAGTGGAGCCGCTCCTGGGGGCGGGACGCAAAGTCAGCGTGTCTGTGATCGGGACCCGGGCACTGTCGCTCGAAGTCGTTTACAAGGTCGAAGGCAAGGTCAGCAGCATGAACACGTCCAAGAGAGTCATCTCGATTGTGGATGCGAACGGTAAAGTGGAGGAGATACCGTATAACACTACGCTGAGCGTCGAAATTTTCGGCAAGTCCTCCGCATCGCTGGCGGATGTCCGGGTAGGTGACGAAGTGTCAGCTCAATTGTCTACCAACCAGGATTATCTGCAGACGTTGAAAGTGAAGACGGCTGCCCAGTTCGAGGTTGTCTTTACGGAGCCTTCGAAGAACCGGATTCGTGTAAAAGCAAACGGAACGACCAGCGATATTTATACCGATAAAGCAACGCTGACGGGCGAGAGCGGACAAGCCATCCTGCTTGCAGACCTCCGTCCTGGCACGTTGGTCAACATTTCGCTGCAAGGGAACACGGCCGTAGCGATTACCCAAGTGAAGCTGACGCTTGGCGAGATCACCAACGTGGACGCGTCCGGTAATGTGGTGACCGTGAAGGATTACGCCGGCAACAGCCAAGCCATCGGGGTAAGCACAGGAGTGAAGGTCCTCCGCAACGGGTCAACGGCTGCGAATCTGAGCACGCTTGCCGTCTCGGATCGCGTTGAAGTCCGTAAGGATATTCAAGGCGTGACGATCATTAATGTGATGGATAAGCTGGAGCGCTCCTTCTGGCAGGCCAGCAATTCCGAAATCCAGGTGAAGCGCAAATCGATCAACGATAACTACCGCTTCGCCCTGTCGGACAAAGTTTTTGTTCATCAAGGTGACACGACTTTGTCCGTGCAATCCCTGAAGGAAAATGATAATATTGTACTGTACCTGAACAACGGTGTCGTTGTGGAGATTGTAAAACAGTAG
- a CDS encoding GerMN domain-containing protein, whose product MNKKIWSAGFLAAVMLIGAGCGQKPGAAPDDTPEQVTPAPEDQTGQGSGGVTNGSGGTSGAGNEATAPEMKTESIKAYYTDPEMMELVEGSAEISYKDELGKYEAAFKTLQQSSDADKLPLWEKIQLHSVQFEGGKLTIDVAVPDEANLGAGGESFAVDALKKTFFQFDEVDSIQLLVDGQQTESLMGHVDMENPMTR is encoded by the coding sequence TTGAACAAAAAAATATGGTCGGCCGGATTTCTGGCAGCTGTCATGCTGATCGGCGCCGGCTGCGGACAGAAGCCCGGAGCTGCGCCGGACGATACGCCGGAGCAGGTAACTCCTGCACCCGAAGATCAGACAGGCCAGGGAAGCGGCGGCGTGACGAACGGCTCGGGCGGAACGTCAGGTGCCGGAAACGAAGCGACTGCGCCCGAAATGAAGACGGAGAGCATCAAAGCGTATTATACCGATCCCGAAATGATGGAGCTGGTCGAAGGTTCGGCTGAGATTTCCTATAAGGATGAGCTTGGGAAATACGAGGCCGCATTCAAGACGCTTCAGCAGAGCAGCGATGCGGACAAGCTTCCGCTGTGGGAGAAAATCCAGCTTCATTCGGTTCAATTCGAAGGCGGGAAGCTGACGATTGATGTAGCCGTTCCGGACGAAGCCAATCTGGGAGCCGGCGGGGAGTCGTTTGCTGTCGATGCGCTTAAGAAGACATTCTTCCAGTTCGACGAGGTGGATTCGATCCAGCTTCTCGTAGACGGACAGCAGACGGAGTCCTTGATGGGACACGTCGATATGGAAAATCCGATGACTCGGTAA
- a CDS encoding N-acetylmuramoyl-L-alanine amidase family protein, with amino-acid sequence MKKFGFLLFLVVMMIAFPKMADASSYSAKIYLDSQQINVSSGAKVENINGTVMVPIRIVSENLGFQVDWSKAAKTVIVQDGSQTVTMTIGSQYADINGQRVQMTKAPILRGGTTIVPIRFVSEQMGLQVRWDNGTKSVHLTSGYTGSIPDGDAGAHTATVDGITFSDNKLMVAVTGNAKPSISKLSNPDRIVIDMVNTEFSDSFGTMNDYDEVNKIGQMTVSGYSDVKSVRYSLFNSSPLTVRIVLDLNQPANYTVSGLENGSGILTVALTAATDPSPGTGGKKVVVIDAGHGDHDPGAIGVTKKREKDFNLAMALKVEKLLANEPNIDVVLTRSTDKFLELKDRAKLANDLKADVFISIHANSGPSAATGTETYYYDQSDKALAAALHKEIVKAMGLKDRGVRYGNFHVIRETKMPGALLEVGFMSNKTDESKLFDPATQDRVAAAIVRGIKNYLNVN; translated from the coding sequence ATGAAGAAGTTCGGTTTTTTATTGTTTCTGGTTGTCATGATGATTGCGTTTCCTAAGATGGCGGATGCAAGTTCGTACAGCGCAAAAATTTACCTGGACAGTCAACAAATCAATGTGTCATCGGGTGCCAAGGTGGAGAACATCAATGGGACGGTCATGGTGCCGATCCGAATCGTATCCGAGAATCTTGGCTTTCAGGTTGATTGGAGTAAGGCAGCCAAAACGGTAATTGTCCAAGACGGATCCCAGACAGTAACGATGACCATCGGAAGCCAGTATGCCGACATCAACGGGCAGCGGGTCCAAATGACCAAAGCCCCGATTCTTCGAGGCGGGACGACGATCGTTCCGATTCGATTTGTCAGTGAACAGATGGGGCTGCAGGTTCGATGGGACAATGGGACGAAATCGGTGCATTTGACTTCCGGATATACAGGAAGCATCCCGGATGGAGACGCCGGTGCTCATACGGCCACAGTAGACGGCATCACCTTTAGCGACAATAAACTGATGGTTGCAGTCACTGGTAATGCCAAACCGAGCATTTCGAAGCTGAGCAATCCGGACCGGATCGTCATTGATATGGTAAATACGGAGTTTTCTGACAGCTTCGGCACCATGAACGATTATGACGAAGTGAACAAAATCGGACAAATGACGGTGTCCGGGTACTCCGACGTAAAGTCGGTTCGTTATTCGCTCTTTAACAGCAGCCCGCTCACGGTTAGGATCGTGCTTGATCTGAACCAACCGGCAAACTATACGGTTTCCGGACTTGAGAACGGCTCCGGGATCTTGACCGTGGCATTGACTGCCGCCACAGATCCATCACCGGGTACCGGCGGCAAAAAGGTCGTCGTGATTGATGCCGGTCATGGGGATCATGATCCGGGTGCGATCGGCGTTACGAAGAAGAGGGAGAAGGATTTCAACCTTGCCATGGCGCTGAAGGTCGAGAAGCTGCTTGCGAATGAACCGAATATTGATGTTGTGTTGACCCGAAGCACGGATAAATTTCTCGAGCTGAAGGATCGCGCAAAATTGGCGAACGATCTGAAAGCGGACGTTTTCATATCGATACATGCGAACAGCGGCCCCTCCGCCGCAACGGGCACGGAAACGTATTATTACGACCAATCCGACAAAGCGCTGGCAGCCGCCTTGCACAAAGAAATCGTCAAGGCCATGGGCTTGAAGGACCGCGGAGTAAGATACGGCAATTTCCATGTCATTCGTGAGACGAAGATGCCGGGAGCGCTGCTGGAAGTCGGCTTCATGAGCAACAAGACCGACGAGAGCAAGCTGTTTGATCCCGCAACCCAGGATCGTGTGGCAGCGGCCATTGTTCGCGGTATTAAAAATTATTTGAATGTGAATTGA
- a CDS encoding GerMN domain-containing protein, whose product MNKKYWMTGMLALLLVFSAGCGQKPAAAPADTPEQTADVDQADPGDKAADQVNEEEAVEPVNAGAGEGTGSTASGGESTTTTTTTPAGGEKTPPTEPEKVDAAVNPENKSSIKLYYTDPEIMELKETSREITYAGDEDKYKKAFEALQTSSDASLNPLWSDKITLKSLKFDQGALTLDISKPAEANLGAGGEMFAIDALQKTFFQFEEVKSIELLVDGQQIESLMGHVELEHPMTRN is encoded by the coding sequence ATGAACAAGAAATACTGGATGACAGGAATGCTGGCGCTGCTGCTTGTTTTTAGCGCAGGCTGCGGCCAGAAGCCGGCTGCAGCCCCCGCCGATACCCCGGAACAGACCGCGGATGTGGATCAGGCGGATCCAGGCGATAAGGCGGCTGACCAAGTGAACGAGGAAGAAGCAGTTGAACCGGTTAACGCGGGAGCAGGGGAGGGAACAGGCAGCACTGCGTCCGGCGGGGAAAGCACAACAACTACAACAACAACACCGGCCGGCGGAGAAAAGACGCCTCCGACTGAACCCGAGAAGGTAGATGCCGCCGTCAACCCTGAGAATAAGTCGAGCATCAAGCTTTACTATACCGACCCGGAGATTATGGAGCTAAAAGAGACAAGCCGTGAAATCACCTACGCGGGTGACGAGGATAAGTATAAAAAAGCATTCGAAGCCCTTCAAACAAGCTCCGACGCATCCCTTAACCCGTTATGGTCGGATAAAATTACGTTGAAGTCGCTAAAGTTCGATCAAGGTGCATTGACGCTCGACATCAGCAAGCCGGCTGAGGCGAATTTGGGTGCCGGCGGCGAAATGTTTGCCATCGACGCCTTGCAGAAAACCTTTTTCCAATTTGAAGAGGTCAAATCGATCGAATTGCTGGTTGACGGACAGCAGATCGAAAGCTTGATGGGGCATGTGGAGCTTGAACACCCGATGACCCGGAATTAA
- a CDS encoding N-acetylmuramoyl-L-alanine amidase family protein — translation MKKLGFLLALILCLMVFPKSVDAASSGATIYLDGEQLSLSSGVKVDNIKGNVMIPIRVVSENLGFDVRWDKSTRSVTVSNSDKSVRMVVGNAQAELDGALVDLNLPPVLSGDTTLVPLRFVSHQMGLDVKWDNAAKAVYLTSPVPSSPDAGAPGSGGGSGTDSPAPGNNAELSALTGISFSDNRLMISTDGTVTPSVFPMKGPDRIVVDLPNTAFSEAFLADHVMNPTSGGEMAVTDYPDVSKIRFALFSHSPSTVRVVIDLNGPASYGVTHESGLTIVDLNAEGDTGIPPIPPVSGSGKKIVVIDAGHGGSQPGATSVTGKSEKVMNLDLALKVEALLKNEKNIEVVMTRSDDSTLGLKDRVKIANDLKADIFVSIHGNSSTSSSPNGTETYYTRDASKQLANVIHKHLAKATGLFDRGVKYSSLHVTRETKMPAVLLEIGFLSNKGDEAQLFNEDFQNRVAQGIVEGIKEYLK, via the coding sequence ATGAAGAAGTTAGGTTTTTTGTTGGCGCTGATTCTATGTTTGATGGTGTTCCCTAAGTCCGTGGACGCGGCTTCTTCCGGCGCGACCATTTATCTGGACGGGGAGCAGCTGAGCTTGTCGTCCGGCGTCAAAGTTGACAACATCAAGGGAAATGTGATGATTCCGATCCGGGTCGTATCGGAGAACCTCGGATTTGACGTCCGCTGGGACAAGTCCACGCGGTCGGTGACCGTATCCAATAGCGACAAGAGCGTGCGCATGGTCGTTGGAAATGCTCAAGCGGAGCTGGACGGAGCCCTGGTCGATTTAAATCTTCCTCCGGTATTAAGCGGGGACACGACGCTGGTTCCGCTGCGCTTCGTCAGCCATCAGATGGGCCTGGACGTCAAGTGGGACAACGCTGCGAAAGCGGTCTACCTGACATCGCCTGTTCCTTCGTCCCCCGATGCTGGAGCACCGGGTAGCGGAGGAGGTTCGGGGACGGACTCGCCAGCTCCGGGGAATAACGCCGAATTATCGGCCCTGACCGGCATTTCGTTCAGCGACAATCGTCTGATGATCTCGACAGACGGAACGGTTACCCCGAGTGTATTCCCGATGAAGGGGCCGGACCGGATCGTGGTGGATTTGCCGAATACGGCATTTTCCGAAGCCTTTCTGGCCGATCACGTAATGAATCCTACAAGCGGCGGCGAGATGGCCGTGACAGATTATCCCGACGTATCAAAGATCCGGTTTGCGCTCTTCAGCCATAGCCCGTCAACCGTACGGGTTGTCATTGATTTGAACGGACCTGCGAGCTACGGGGTGACGCATGAATCGGGGCTCACGATCGTTGATCTCAATGCGGAGGGAGACACGGGCATCCCGCCGATTCCTCCGGTATCGGGAAGCGGGAAGAAGATTGTGGTGATCGACGCCGGACATGGCGGGAGCCAGCCGGGTGCGACCAGTGTGACGGGCAAATCGGAGAAGGTCATGAACCTTGACCTGGCACTGAAGGTTGAGGCCCTGCTTAAGAATGAGAAGAACATTGAAGTCGTGATGACACGCAGCGATGATTCCACGCTAGGACTCAAGGATCGGGTGAAGATAGCCAACGATTTGAAAGCGGACATTTTCGTTTCGATCCACGGCAACAGCAGCACGTCCAGCAGTCCGAACGGCACGGAAACGTATTATACGAGAGATGCGAGCAAACAGCTTGCCAACGTGATCCACAAGCATTTAGCCAAAGCGACTGGGCTGTTCGACAGGGGCGTTAAATACAGCAGCCTGCATGTAACCCGGGAAACGAAGATGCCGGCGGTCCTCCTCGAAATCGGCTTCCTGAGCAATAAGGGTGATGAAGCCCAGTTGTTTAACGAAGATTTCCAAAATCGTGTTGCACAAGGTATTGTTGAGGGTATAAAAGAATATCTTAAGTGA
- the leuD gene encoding 3-isopropylmalate dehydratase small subunit, with the protein MQAFTKLTGIVAPVDRVNVDTDAIIPKQFLKRIERTGFGQFLFYEWRFDEQGKEIESFPLNQPRYQGASILISRANFGCGSSREHAPWAILDYGFRVVIAPSFADIFYNNCFKNGILPIKLSEEQVEELFQRTDASAGYQLNVDLESKTITDNQGLHIDFELDEHRRQFLLQGLDDIGLTLQHESAIDAYEKKHASRLFA; encoded by the coding sequence ATGCAAGCATTTACGAAATTAACCGGTATCGTGGCGCCTGTCGACCGCGTAAATGTCGATACCGACGCAATTATACCTAAGCAATTTCTGAAACGGATCGAGCGCACAGGGTTTGGGCAGTTCCTGTTCTATGAGTGGCGCTTCGACGAGCAGGGGAAGGAAATCGAAAGCTTCCCGCTTAACCAGCCGCGTTATCAAGGCGCTTCGATCCTGATTTCGCGGGCGAACTTCGGCTGCGGTTCCTCCCGGGAGCACGCGCCTTGGGCAATCCTGGATTACGGCTTCCGCGTTGTCATTGCACCGTCGTTTGCCGATATTTTCTATAACAACTGCTTCAAGAACGGCATTCTGCCGATCAAGCTGTCCGAGGAGCAGGTGGAAGAGCTGTTCCAGCGCACCGATGCCAGCGCCGGTTATCAGCTGAACGTGGATCTTGAGAGCAAGACGATTACCGATAATCAAGGTCTTCATATCGACTTCGAGCTTGACGAGCATCGCCGTCAGTTTCTGCTTCAGGGCTTGGACGATATCGGCTTGACGCTCCAGCACGAGAGTGCAATCGACGCTTACGAGAAGAAGCACGCATCCCGTTTGTTCGCCTAA
- the leuC gene encoding 3-isopropylmalate dehydratase large subunit, translated as MGKKTMFEKIWDNHVIHQEEGKPGILYIDLHLVHEVTSPQAFEGLRLSGRKVRRPELTFATMDHNVPTKDRYNITDPISKQQIDTLTKNCQDFGVTLFDLDTIDQGVVHVMGPELGLTHPGKTIVCGDSHTSTHGAFGALAFGIGTSEVEHVLATQCLQQAKAKTMEVRFVGKRNPGVTAKDMILGVIAKYGTDFATGYVIEYTGEAIRELSMEERMTVCNMSIEGGARAGMIAPDETTFEYLRGRQYVPQGEAFDEAVAAWKELVTDEGAEFDKVVEFDVESLIPQVTWGTSPGMGTDITSTVPNPADFKTENERKAAEKALEYMALVPGTPMSEIPIDYVFIGSCTNGRIEDLRAAAAVAKGHKVADNVTAIVVPGSGRVKLQAEKEGLDKIFIEAGFEWREAGCSMCLAMNPDVLQPGQRCASTSNRNFEGRQGRGGRTHLVSPAMAAAAAVKGRFVDVRDWNFIAEEVVS; from the coding sequence ATGGGTAAGAAGACAATGTTCGAAAAGATTTGGGATAATCACGTTATTCATCAGGAAGAGGGTAAACCGGGCATTTTGTACATCGACCTGCATCTCGTTCACGAGGTGACTTCGCCTCAGGCGTTCGAGGGACTGCGTCTCAGCGGCCGCAAGGTGCGCCGTCCGGAGCTGACATTCGCTACAATGGACCACAACGTGCCGACAAAGGACCGCTATAACATTACGGATCCGATCTCCAAGCAGCAGATCGATACGTTGACCAAGAACTGCCAGGATTTCGGCGTAACGCTGTTTGATCTGGACACCATCGATCAGGGTGTCGTTCACGTCATGGGACCGGAGCTTGGACTCACGCATCCGGGGAAAACGATCGTGTGCGGCGACAGCCACACCTCGACGCACGGGGCATTCGGAGCGCTTGCCTTCGGAATCGGCACAAGCGAGGTGGAGCATGTGCTTGCCACGCAGTGTCTTCAGCAGGCGAAAGCCAAGACGATGGAAGTGCGCTTTGTAGGCAAACGCAATCCGGGCGTAACGGCTAAGGATATGATCCTCGGCGTCATCGCGAAATACGGAACGGATTTTGCGACCGGATACGTCATTGAATACACAGGCGAAGCGATCCGCGAGCTGTCGATGGAAGAGCGGATGACGGTCTGCAACATGTCGATCGAAGGCGGAGCGAGAGCAGGGATGATCGCACCCGATGAAACCACCTTCGAATATCTGCGCGGACGTCAATACGTGCCGCAGGGCGAAGCCTTTGACGAGGCTGTTGCGGCTTGGAAAGAGCTCGTAACCGACGAGGGTGCCGAGTTCGACAAGGTTGTGGAATTCGACGTTGAATCGCTGATTCCGCAAGTAACGTGGGGAACGAGCCCGGGCATGGGAACCGACATTACGTCAACCGTTCCGAATCCGGCCGATTTCAAGACGGAGAACGAGCGGAAAGCTGCCGAAAAGGCGCTTGAATACATGGCGCTCGTTCCGGGTACGCCGATGTCGGAAATTCCGATCGACTACGTGTTCATCGGCTCCTGTACCAACGGGCGCATCGAAGACCTGCGTGCAGCGGCCGCCGTTGCCAAAGGCCATAAAGTGGCGGACAACGTGACGGCCATCGTCGTGCCGGGCTCGGGGCGCGTCAAGCTCCAAGCCGAGAAGGAAGGGCTTGACAAAATTTTCATCGAGGCCGGTTTTGAATGGCGTGAAGCGGGCTGCAGCATGTGCCTTGCGATGAACCCGGATGTGCTTCAGCCAGGACAGCGCTGCGCATCGACGTCGAACCGGAACTTTGAAGGACGTCAAGGCCGCGGGGGCAGAACGCATCTCGTATCTCCTGCCATGGCGGCGGCAGCTGCGGTGAAGGGCCGTTTCGTTGATGTTCGCGACTGGAATTTTATTGCTGAAGAAGTTGTAAGCTAA